A DNA window from Stigmatella aurantiaca contains the following coding sequences:
- a CDS encoding right-handed parallel beta-helix repeat-containing protein, translated as MRFRAALVAFGSAAVFAGLVSCGKAEMTQQERGARPGETGTVQVPAPGGSTPSLPEGPGPVSPAPSPGPAPEVPAPPEAEEPPPPPEFSRILWVSPRGADAAEGSQAKPFRTVAKALSVVRPGEAVFLETGTYSERLKLEERGGGADRMLTVMAAPGASPVFKGGSGNGTPMIDVRGAYWRIEGLTLDLAGDRAFAAFWRGKGAHHGILRGSILKNGTEGAGVSIAESASDVLIEDNEIHHFKKSGEDSHGVVVQTTARNVVVRGNDIHHNSGDGVQCLGPEGGATVEGTPFDNLLVEDNVLHENQENGVDIKTCTHVTLRHNTIWGHRRTSTSAGEGVVVHLSASDVTVEDNTVRANGRGIVVGGVRVNAPPTRIVVRRNRVLDGDGSGDNDGLGIRVDTSTDVKVQHNTVWNMPGPCLVFGHGTSGPSKTLDLRNNVLAGCAVTLRGGDDRGGVVMDRNLYFRSGGKAVFLRESEELDLNGWQAATGLDAHSVEQAPAFVDVDSEDFTPGPDSPAKDSGADLGLSFCGRAPDQGAVEADCP; from the coding sequence ATGCGTTTCAGAGCGGCCCTCGTGGCCTTCGGCAGTGCTGCCGTCTTCGCGGGCCTGGTCTCCTGCGGCAAGGCGGAGATGACGCAGCAGGAGCGGGGCGCCCGCCCCGGTGAGACGGGCACCGTCCAGGTCCCCGCTCCCGGAGGCTCAACGCCCTCCTTGCCGGAAGGACCCGGCCCCGTGTCCCCGGCGCCTTCTCCCGGGCCCGCGCCCGAAGTGCCGGCCCCGCCGGAGGCCGAGGAGCCGCCTCCGCCCCCGGAGTTCTCACGCATTCTCTGGGTCTCGCCTCGCGGCGCCGATGCCGCGGAGGGCTCGCAAGCGAAGCCCTTCCGCACCGTGGCCAAGGCGCTCTCCGTGGTGCGGCCCGGCGAGGCCGTCTTTTTGGAGACGGGCACCTACTCCGAGCGGTTGAAGCTGGAGGAGCGCGGCGGGGGCGCGGACCGGATGCTCACGGTGATGGCCGCGCCCGGGGCCTCGCCCGTCTTCAAGGGGGGCTCGGGCAATGGCACGCCGATGATCGACGTGCGCGGCGCGTACTGGCGCATCGAAGGGCTCACCCTGGACCTGGCGGGAGACCGGGCGTTCGCGGCGTTCTGGCGCGGCAAGGGAGCCCACCACGGCATCCTGCGCGGCAGCATCTTGAAGAACGGCACCGAGGGCGCGGGCGTCAGCATCGCCGAGTCCGCCAGCGACGTGCTCATCGAGGACAACGAGATCCACCACTTCAAGAAGAGTGGTGAGGACAGCCACGGCGTCGTGGTTCAGACGACGGCGCGCAACGTGGTGGTCCGGGGCAACGACATCCATCACAACTCCGGCGACGGCGTGCAGTGCCTGGGCCCCGAGGGCGGCGCGACGGTGGAGGGCACCCCCTTCGACAACCTGCTCGTGGAGGACAACGTGCTGCACGAGAACCAGGAGAACGGCGTGGACATCAAGACGTGTACCCACGTCACCCTGCGCCACAACACCATCTGGGGCCACCGGCGCACCTCCACCTCGGCGGGGGAGGGCGTGGTGGTGCACCTGTCCGCCAGCGACGTCACCGTGGAGGACAACACCGTGCGCGCCAACGGGCGCGGCATCGTCGTGGGCGGTGTGCGCGTGAACGCGCCCCCCACCCGCATCGTGGTGCGCCGCAACCGGGTGCTCGACGGGGACGGCTCCGGTGACAACGATGGGCTCGGCATCCGGGTGGACACGTCCACGGACGTGAAGGTGCAGCACAACACCGTGTGGAACATGCCGGGCCCGTGCCTGGTGTTCGGCCACGGCACGTCCGGCCCCTCGAAGACGTTGGACCTGCGCAACAACGTGCTCGCCGGCTGTGCCGTTACCCTGCGCGGGGGAGATGACCGCGGCGGGGTGGTGATGGACCGCAACCTCTACTTCCGGTCCGGGGGCAAGGCCGTCTTCCTCCGCGAGTCCGAGGAGCTGGACCTGAACGGGTGGCAGGCCGCGACGGGGCTGGATGCCCACTCGGTGGAGCAGGCCCCCGCCTTCGTGGACGTGGATTCCGAGGACTTCACGCCGGGGCCGGACTCGCCCGCCAAGGACTCGGGGGCGGACCTGGGCCTCTCCTTCTGTGGACGGGCCCCGGACCAGGGCGCGGTCGAGGCGGACTGCCCCTAA
- a CDS encoding queuosine precursor transporter — MKLDIRLRLFVVLAGVFITSLVVGDIIGVKLFEVKLGPILAVMSAGMLPFPVTFLLTDILNEFYGKKAARFVTWVGFGMAVFAFAVINIAQGIDWAPLTRAPDYTGTSEGSFNNVFGGSQRILVASMIAYLIGQFSDIAVFNLLKRKSNNRHLWLRATGSTLVSQLIDTVVVQIIAWTGVLPTEVIIRIVLTSYVVKLLVAVGLTPFIYAGHALVERRLGIHPVKLGPDGEPIDESPVAPLQEGPGRVA, encoded by the coding sequence ATGAAACTGGATATACGGCTTCGGCTCTTCGTGGTGCTGGCGGGGGTGTTCATCACCTCGCTGGTCGTGGGCGACATCATCGGGGTGAAGCTCTTCGAGGTGAAGCTGGGGCCCATCCTCGCGGTCATGTCCGCGGGCATGCTGCCGTTCCCGGTGACGTTCCTGCTCACCGACATCCTCAATGAGTTCTACGGCAAGAAGGCCGCCCGGTTCGTCACCTGGGTGGGCTTCGGCATGGCGGTGTTCGCCTTCGCCGTCATCAACATTGCCCAGGGCATCGACTGGGCGCCCCTCACGCGCGCGCCGGACTACACGGGCACCTCCGAGGGCTCGTTCAACAACGTCTTCGGCGGCTCGCAGCGCATCCTCGTCGCGTCGATGATCGCCTATCTGATCGGCCAGTTCAGCGACATCGCCGTCTTCAACCTGCTCAAGCGCAAGTCGAACAACCGGCACCTGTGGCTGCGGGCCACGGGCTCCACGCTGGTGTCGCAGCTCATCGACACGGTGGTGGTGCAGATCATCGCCTGGACGGGGGTGCTCCCCACCGAGGTCATCATCCGCATCGTGCTGACCTCCTATGTGGTGAAGCTGCTGGTGGCCGTGGGACTCACGCCCTTCATCTACGCGGGCCATGCCTTGGTGGAGCGCCGGCTGGGGATCCACCCGGTCAAGCTGGGGCCTGACGGTGAGCCGATCGATGAGTCCCCCGTGGCGCCCCTGCAGGAGGGCCCGGGCCGCGTGGCCTGA
- a CDS encoding SDR family oxidoreductase: MATAFVTGAGIRVGRAVARALGQAGYELALHAHRSSQELEALAEELRGQGGRVTLYSADLSNPHEVDALGARVRAAHPVLDVAVHNAGLYARVPFEAITREQYRTMLGVNLDAPFFLTQALLPALRAAPSPLVVNITDIGGERAVSHYAHYSVSKAALIMFTRALAVELAPQVRVNAISPGAVILPESFDAAERQDVLQRIPLQREGSGEDIARTVLFLAREAPYITGQVFAVDGGRSAVL; the protein is encoded by the coding sequence ATGGCGACCGCGTTCGTGACAGGGGCTGGTATCCGGGTGGGCCGTGCGGTGGCACGGGCCCTGGGCCAGGCAGGGTATGAGTTGGCGCTCCACGCGCACCGCTCGTCCCAGGAGTTGGAAGCCCTCGCCGAGGAGCTGCGCGGCCAGGGAGGCCGTGTCACCCTCTACTCGGCGGATCTCTCGAATCCCCACGAGGTGGATGCGCTGGGCGCGCGGGTGCGCGCCGCCCACCCCGTGCTGGATGTCGCCGTTCACAACGCCGGCCTGTACGCGCGGGTTCCCTTCGAGGCCATCACCCGGGAGCAGTACCGGACGATGCTGGGGGTGAACCTGGACGCGCCCTTCTTTCTCACCCAGGCGCTGCTGCCCGCCCTGCGCGCGGCCCCTTCGCCGCTCGTGGTGAACATCACCGACATTGGCGGTGAGCGCGCGGTGAGCCACTACGCGCACTACTCGGTGAGCAAGGCGGCGCTCATCATGTTCACCCGGGCGCTGGCGGTGGAGCTGGCCCCCCAGGTGCGCGTCAATGCGATTTCCCCGGGAGCCGTGATTTTGCCCGAGTCCTTCGACGCGGCCGAGCGGCAGGACGTGCTCCAGCGCATCCCCCTGCAGCGCGAGGGCAGCGGGGAGGACATCGCGCGGACGGTGCTCTTCCTGGCGCGCGAGGCCCCCTACATCACCGGGCAGGTGTTCGCGGTGGACGGCGGCCGGAGCGCGGTGCTCTGA
- a CDS encoding immunoglobulin-like domain-containing protein, with translation MGLHFNKSWKILIGAVSVSLVGCGGAGLETPDSLSQATQGVDGAVTLTLHGGAELNLECGVDSWSDPGATATDGSGAPLTVQSYNSGNDGFGPGPQSGAEGTYHVSYLAHDANWNLAEGLRTVNVRDTQAPTLTLAGETDIIHTCGSNWVDPGYSASDACYGNLTLSVAVTNTVNGWSEGTYTVAYEVQDSAGHTVSASRTVTVVDCPVYE, from the coding sequence ATGGGCCTGCACTTCAACAAGAGCTGGAAGATTCTGATCGGAGCGGTGAGTGTGTCGCTGGTGGGCTGTGGCGGGGCCGGCCTGGAGACGCCGGACTCCCTGAGCCAAGCCACGCAGGGGGTGGACGGGGCCGTCACCCTGACGCTCCATGGCGGAGCGGAGCTGAACCTGGAGTGCGGTGTGGACAGCTGGTCCGACCCGGGCGCCACGGCCACCGATGGCTCCGGCGCGCCGCTGACGGTGCAATCCTATAACTCTGGCAACGACGGCTTCGGTCCGGGCCCCCAGTCGGGCGCGGAGGGCACGTACCACGTCTCGTACCTGGCCCATGACGCCAACTGGAACCTCGCGGAGGGCCTGCGGACCGTGAACGTGCGCGACACCCAGGCGCCCACGCTGACGCTGGCCGGTGAGACGGACATCATCCACACGTGCGGCAGCAACTGGGTGGACCCGGGCTACAGCGCGTCGGATGCCTGCTACGGGAACCTGACGCTGTCCGTGGCCGTCACCAACACCGTGAACGGCTGGAGCGAGGGCACCTACACGGTGGCGTACGAGGTGCAGGACAGCGCGGGCCACACCGTGTCCGCCTCGCGCACCGTGACGGTGGTCGACTGCCCCGTCTACGAGTAA
- a CDS encoding DUF3943 domain-containing protein: MMSGLLLALVLSSSPEPPRAAPDAPVRTWLVPALHSAGLMAAMRTSLSLLWPRDFDPSRFRENFRQLRRGYSRAPHFDANQRALEWDGDSWLINTVGHGLFGAEVYARSRQCGQGPGASLLATTLASTTWEYGVEAFHKQPSAQDLVWTPLVGALLGEGRFQLHRHVREGGFAAGPARTLLLFLIDPLGEAERRALGTRC, from the coding sequence ATGATGTCTGGTCTGCTCCTAGCCCTGGTGCTGTCCTCCTCACCCGAGCCTCCCCGGGCCGCGCCGGACGCGCCGGTCCGCACCTGGCTCGTGCCCGCGCTCCACTCCGCGGGCCTCATGGCCGCCATGCGCACCTCGCTCTCGCTGCTCTGGCCCCGCGACTTCGATCCCAGCCGGTTCCGGGAGAACTTCCGCCAGCTGCGCCGCGGCTACTCGCGCGCCCCCCACTTCGATGCGAACCAACGCGCGCTGGAGTGGGATGGAGACTCCTGGCTCATCAACACGGTGGGCCACGGCCTCTTCGGCGCCGAGGTCTATGCACGCAGCCGCCAGTGCGGCCAGGGCCCGGGGGCCTCCCTGCTGGCCACCACCCTCGCCTCCACCACCTGGGAGTACGGCGTGGAGGCCTTTCACAAGCAGCCCTCCGCCCAGGATCTGGTCTGGACACCGCTGGTGGGGGCGCTGCTCGGCGAGGGCCGCTTTCAGCTCCATCGCCACGTGCGGGAGGGGGGCTTCGCAGCCGGCCCCGCTCGCACCTTGCTCCTCTTCCTGATCGATCCCCTGGGAGAAGCCGAGCGCCGCGCGCTGGGCACCCGCTGCTGA
- a CDS encoding GreA/GreB family elongation factor: MSKAFTKEDTEGGEGLLLPRPRAASGAKRYITPEGYRALQEELARLQGPGAGEEEPKALGAAGRKRERERRMLLLTETLDEVQVVTPEPAQEGRVFFGAWVMLEDEEGAEASYRIVGPDEADVKAGRLSVESPLARALLGKEVGESVQVERPRGAVEYTVTGVAYTPPTH, encoded by the coding sequence ATGTCGAAGGCGTTCACCAAGGAAGACACTGAGGGGGGCGAGGGGCTCCTCCTGCCCCGGCCTCGCGCGGCCTCGGGGGCGAAGCGCTACATCACCCCGGAGGGCTACCGGGCACTCCAGGAAGAGCTGGCCCGGTTGCAGGGCCCGGGGGCAGGCGAGGAAGAGCCGAAGGCCTTGGGCGCCGCCGGCCGCAAGCGGGAGCGGGAGCGGCGCATGCTCCTGCTCACGGAGACGCTGGACGAAGTCCAGGTGGTGACGCCCGAGCCCGCTCAAGAGGGCCGGGTGTTCTTCGGCGCCTGGGTGATGCTGGAGGACGAGGAGGGGGCGGAGGCGTCCTACCGCATCGTCGGGCCGGATGAGGCGGACGTGAAGGCGGGGCGGCTGAGCGTGGAGTCCCCCCTGGCGCGGGCCCTGCTGGGCAAGGAGGTGGGGGAGTCCGTGCAGGTGGAGCGGCCGCGCGGCGCGGTGGAGTACACCGTCACCGGGGTGGCCTACACGCCGCCCACCCACTGA
- a CDS encoding dienelactone hydrolase family protein: MAETSKLTAKDGTEVPGSLHEAAGGKAPGAVILVHEWWGLNGHIRGVADRLAQEGFTVFAVDLFQGKVAKDPATAQQYMNALDWKQAEAVLLRAAEALRQRQPGTKVGITGFCLGGGLALFGAAKDPGLAACVPFYGIPGDDKADVTKIRAPVLGHFANQDDFCSPARVNALEAKLKGAHVPAEIHRYDAQHAFFNDTRPEVYSPQNAETAWRRTVDFLHAKLG, translated from the coding sequence ATGGCGGAGACCTCGAAGCTGACCGCGAAGGACGGAACCGAAGTGCCGGGCTCTCTGCACGAGGCCGCCGGAGGCAAAGCCCCCGGCGCGGTGATCCTCGTCCACGAGTGGTGGGGGCTGAATGGCCACATCCGCGGCGTGGCGGACCGGCTGGCCCAGGAGGGCTTCACCGTCTTCGCGGTGGACCTCTTCCAGGGCAAGGTGGCCAAGGACCCGGCCACCGCCCAGCAGTACATGAACGCGCTCGACTGGAAGCAGGCGGAAGCGGTCCTGCTCCGCGCGGCCGAGGCCCTGCGCCAGCGCCAGCCCGGAACGAAGGTGGGCATCACCGGCTTCTGCCTGGGCGGAGGGCTCGCGCTCTTCGGCGCGGCGAAGGACCCTGGGCTCGCCGCCTGCGTCCCCTTCTACGGCATCCCCGGCGACGACAAGGCGGATGTGACGAAGATCCGCGCCCCGGTGCTGGGCCACTTCGCCAACCAGGACGACTTCTGCTCTCCGGCCCGGGTGAACGCCCTGGAGGCGAAGCTGAAGGGCGCCCACGTGCCCGCGGAGATTCACCGCTACGACGCCCAGCACGCCTTCTTCAACGACACGCGTCCCGAGGTCTACTCTCCCCAGAACGCCGAGACGGCCTGGCGGCGGACGGTGGACTTCCTCCACGCGAAGCTGGGCTAG
- a CDS encoding LuxR C-terminal-related transcriptional regulator: MESGDRTFLADLQRQIDTVEPGAEVLQPLTAMLREGLRAERTLAYGVTMGVEQYGAGFCHGVGFAPGTELFHTLDGFLRQRPSPWGYFDPARPATAQRNRVLHFRPPAQEEAREAPLHEAGAASWKRLGIGPDQAIVVQERVSQAGLALYRQLGVENMFQLRALVCEGPALLSWIGALRAEPFTPREQRLFQRLVPMLQRRLQLEARLREARLLHSALDAALEALGQPAFVLSNTHQVVHANAAGRARAEQSPPTVVEAVQRHGRGEPAPADISVTALRVPGLAPHYLVVDKSTLAQASARVRLLAGRWELTTREEQVLEHIVQGQSNRAIAAQLGCSERTVEVHVTHVLSKAWVESRSALIAKFFQSP, translated from the coding sequence ATGGAATCCGGGGATAGGACATTCCTGGCAGACCTCCAGCGTCAGATCGACACGGTGGAGCCGGGTGCGGAGGTCCTGCAGCCGCTCACCGCGATGCTGCGCGAGGGACTGCGGGCCGAGCGCACCCTGGCCTACGGCGTGACGATGGGCGTGGAGCAGTACGGGGCCGGGTTCTGCCACGGGGTGGGGTTCGCCCCCGGAACGGAGCTGTTCCACACCCTGGATGGCTTCCTGCGCCAGCGGCCCTCGCCCTGGGGCTATTTCGATCCGGCCCGGCCCGCCACGGCCCAGCGCAACCGGGTGCTGCACTTCCGCCCTCCCGCGCAGGAGGAGGCGCGCGAGGCCCCCCTGCACGAGGCCGGCGCGGCCTCCTGGAAGCGGCTGGGCATCGGGCCGGATCAGGCCATCGTCGTCCAGGAGCGGGTGAGCCAGGCAGGCCTCGCGCTCTACCGCCAGTTGGGCGTGGAGAACATGTTCCAGCTCCGGGCGCTCGTGTGCGAGGGCCCCGCCTTGCTCTCCTGGATCGGCGCCCTGCGCGCCGAGCCCTTCACCCCCCGCGAGCAGCGGCTGTTCCAGCGCCTGGTGCCCATGTTGCAACGGCGGCTCCAGTTGGAGGCGCGGCTGCGCGAGGCGCGGCTGCTCCACTCGGCGCTGGACGCGGCGCTGGAGGCGCTCGGCCAGCCCGCCTTCGTGCTCTCCAACACCCACCAGGTGGTCCACGCCAACGCCGCGGGCCGGGCCCGGGCGGAGCAGAGCCCCCCCACCGTGGTGGAGGCCGTCCAGCGGCACGGCCGGGGGGAGCCCGCCCCAGCGGACATCTCCGTCACGGCCCTGCGGGTGCCCGGGCTGGCCCCGCACTACCTCGTCGTGGACAAGAGCACCCTCGCGCAGGCGAGCGCCCGGGTCCGCCTCCTCGCCGGGCGCTGGGAGCTCACCACGCGTGAGGAGCAGGTGCTCGAACACATCGTCCAGGGCCAGAGCAACCGGGCCATCGCCGCACAGTTGGGATGTTCAGAACGGACGGTGGAGGTCCACGTCACCCACGTTCTGAGCAAAGCATGGGTCGAGAGCCGCTCGGCCCTCATCGCGAAATTCTTCCAATCCCCTTGA
- a CDS encoding transcriptional regulator produces MHGSFAPFPRRPRLAAGDPQTDIQRFFTLLDQRNLLTQDGWLRSDSQLISVGDHFDWGPPEAREAVARSGLQLLAWLAAHPSDQVAILAGNHDLARVGELADFTDATFAEAQVEADRIYAGGHPDPAAEQEFLQRYPQVPNVELIARDFSTFREEQRTWITYLLRERRLRMAYASAPGLLVSHAGVTREDLLALGIAQDRHNNAHAAAYALNDTLDTAVENWKGGPLTVPGLYQPGSRELGEGLGIVYHRPSTLPEDAERTRQSPRRRFNPLNLPLGLTQVIGHTRDKRARELLGLPPAAAPSGGLRHLVTNGKRFTYAPGPPPKTEWEDAVLVFTDGGLNDSPLESIEFFDFDTRGAR; encoded by the coding sequence GTGCATGGCTCGTTCGCGCCCTTTCCCCGGCGGCCCCGCCTCGCCGCCGGAGATCCCCAGACGGACATCCAGCGCTTCTTCACGCTGCTGGACCAGCGGAACCTGCTCACCCAGGACGGGTGGTTGCGGTCCGACTCCCAGCTTATCTCGGTGGGAGACCACTTCGACTGGGGCCCTCCGGAGGCGCGCGAGGCGGTGGCCCGGAGCGGCCTCCAGCTGCTGGCCTGGCTCGCCGCGCACCCCTCGGATCAGGTGGCCATCCTCGCGGGGAACCATGATCTCGCCCGCGTGGGAGAGCTGGCGGACTTCACCGATGCCACCTTCGCCGAGGCGCAGGTGGAGGCCGACCGCATCTACGCGGGGGGACATCCCGACCCGGCGGCGGAGCAGGAGTTCCTCCAGCGCTACCCTCAGGTTCCCAATGTGGAGCTGATCGCCCGGGACTTCAGCACCTTCCGGGAGGAGCAGCGCACGTGGATCACCTATCTGCTGCGCGAGCGGCGCCTGCGCATGGCGTACGCCTCGGCGCCCGGCCTGCTCGTCAGCCACGCGGGGGTGACGCGCGAGGACCTGCTCGCGCTGGGCATCGCCCAGGACCGCCACAACAACGCCCACGCGGCGGCGTACGCCCTCAATGACACGCTCGACACGGCGGTGGAGAACTGGAAGGGCGGCCCGCTCACCGTGCCGGGCCTGTACCAGCCGGGCAGCCGCGAGCTGGGTGAGGGCCTGGGCATCGTCTACCACCGCCCCAGCACCCTGCCCGAGGACGCCGAGCGCACGCGCCAGAGTCCGCGCCGGCGCTTCAACCCCCTGAACCTGCCCCTCGGCCTGACCCAGGTCATCGGGCACACGCGGGACAAGCGCGCCCGGGAGCTGCTCGGCCTGCCCCCGGCGGCGGCCCCCTCCGGCGGCCTCCGCCACCTGGTGACCAACGGCAAGCGGTTCACCTATGCACCGGGCCCCCCGCCCAAGACGGAATGGGAGGACGCCGTGCTCGTCTTCACCGATGGGGGCCTCAACGACTCGCCGCTGGAGTCCATCGAGTTCTTCGACTTCGACACCCGCGGCGCCCGCTGA
- a CDS encoding thioredoxin family protein, which produces MRIHVACLLAVGLLACSTSRTQAPDAPAPATEGPLPFIADDYGRALEEAKARGLPLFVDTWAPWCHTCLSMKEYVFTDKALARHAGRFVWLELNTDLPQAAGFQEKYPMDFWPTFFIIDPREEKALVRFSGSATVAQLEKLFEDGERAWRGGAQGAEARLARGDALYGEGKPAEAAEAFAQALAEAPADWSRRGRTLESLLAAQYGAKQHEACARKLLEESPRVPRSASLANATTWGLGCALALPPESPARRELLRSAEARAQEVLAPPAIEMPPDDRSGLYEVVVEARKALQDEAGMKATAAEWLGFLEAEAAQAPNPEARTVFDSHRMLAALTLGEPQRAVPAIEQSERDLPNDYNPPARLSSLYRTLGRLDDALAASDRALRKVQGARRLRVLSERASIQMDQGRKDAAVATLQEALAYAQALPKAQVSPRQREALEKRLAELKAK; this is translated from the coding sequence ATGCGAATCCATGTTGCCTGCCTGCTGGCGGTGGGGCTCCTCGCGTGCTCCACCTCCCGGACCCAAGCGCCCGATGCGCCGGCGCCGGCCACGGAAGGGCCCCTGCCGTTCATCGCGGACGACTACGGCCGGGCCCTCGAGGAAGCCAAGGCCCGGGGCCTGCCCCTCTTCGTGGACACCTGGGCCCCCTGGTGCCACACCTGCCTCTCGATGAAGGAGTACGTCTTCACGGACAAGGCGCTCGCGCGGCACGCGGGGCGGTTCGTCTGGCTGGAGCTCAACACGGATCTGCCTCAGGCCGCGGGCTTCCAGGAGAAGTACCCGATGGACTTCTGGCCGACCTTCTTCATCATCGATCCGCGCGAGGAGAAGGCCCTGGTCCGCTTCTCTGGCAGTGCCACCGTCGCCCAGCTGGAGAAGCTCTTCGAGGATGGAGAGCGGGCCTGGCGCGGCGGGGCCCAGGGCGCCGAGGCGCGGCTCGCTCGGGGCGATGCCCTCTATGGCGAGGGCAAGCCGGCCGAGGCTGCGGAGGCCTTCGCCCAGGCGCTGGCCGAGGCCCCCGCGGACTGGTCCCGCCGGGGCCGCACGCTGGAGTCGCTGCTGGCGGCCCAGTACGGCGCGAAGCAGCACGAGGCCTGCGCGCGCAAGCTCCTGGAGGAGTCGCCCCGGGTGCCCCGCTCCGCGTCGCTGGCGAACGCGACGACGTGGGGCCTGGGGTGCGCGCTGGCGCTGCCCCCGGAGAGCCCCGCGCGCCGGGAGCTGCTGCGGTCGGCGGAGGCCCGGGCCCAGGAGGTGCTCGCCCCGCCCGCCATCGAGATGCCGCCGGATGATCGCTCCGGGCTGTACGAGGTGGTGGTGGAGGCGCGCAAGGCCCTCCAGGACGAGGCGGGGATGAAGGCCACCGCCGCCGAGTGGCTCGGCTTCCTCGAGGCCGAGGCCGCCCAGGCCCCCAACCCGGAGGCGCGCACCGTCTTCGACTCGCACCGCATGCTGGCGGCCCTGACGCTCGGAGAGCCCCAGCGCGCGGTGCCCGCCATCGAGCAGAGCGAGCGGGACCTGCCCAACGACTACAACCCGCCCGCGCGGCTCTCCAGCCTCTACCGGACGCTGGGCCGGCTCGATGACGCGCTGGCCGCCAGTGACCGGGCGCTGCGGAAGGTGCAGGGGGCCCGGCGGCTGCGCGTGCTCTCCGAGCGCGCCTCCATCCAGATGGACCAGGGCCGCAAGGACGCCGCCGTCGCGACGCTCCAGGAGGCCCTGGCCTATGCCCAGGCCCTGCCCAAGGCCCAGGTCTCCCCGCGCCAGCGCGAGGCGCTGGAGAAGCGGCTCGCGGAGCTGAAGGCGAAGTAG